A stretch of the Oxyura jamaicensis isolate SHBP4307 breed ruddy duck chromosome 4, BPBGC_Ojam_1.0, whole genome shotgun sequence genome encodes the following:
- the TMEM33 gene encoding transmembrane protein 33 — protein sequence MADSTQNGPMQGGAGGGAVQFLMANKLDTAMWISRLFTVYCSALFVLPLLGLHEAASFYQRALLANALTSALRLHQRLPHFQLSRAFLAQALLEDSCHYLLYSLIFVNSYPVTMSIFPVLLFSLLHAATYTKKVLDARGSNSLPFLRNLLEKLNANQQNILKFIACNEIFLMPATVFMLFSGQGSLLQPFIYYRFLTLRYSSRRNPYCRTLFTELRIVVEHLIMKPSCPVFVRRLCLSSISFISRLAPTAA from the exons ATGGCGGACTCCACGCAGAACGGGCCCATGCAAGGcggagccggcggcggggccgtg CAATTTCTGATGGCTAACAAGTTGGATACAGCAATGTGGATTTCCCGTTTGTTCACGGTTTACTGCTCTGCTTTATTTGTCCTGCCTCTTCTAGG GTTGCATGAAGCAGCAAGCTTCTATCAGCGTGCCTTGCTGGCAAATGCTCTTACTAGTGCTCTCCGACTACACCAAAGGCTCCCGCACTTTCAGCTTAGCAGGGCATTCCTGGCCCAGGCTTTGCTGGAGGACAGCTGCCACTACCTGTTGTACTCTCTTATCTTTGTGAATTCCTACCCTGTTACAA TGAGTATTTTCCCAGTTCTGCTATTCTCTTTGCTTCATGCTGCCACATACACAAAGAAGGTTCTTGAT gcaCGAGGTTCAAATAGTCTGCCCTTTCTGAGAAACCTCCTAGAGAAACTGAATGCTAATCAGCAGAATATTCTAAAATTCATTGCTTGCAATGAAATTTTTCTTATGCCAGCTACAGTTTTCATGCTCTTCAG TGGTCAGGGGAGTCTGCTCCAGCCGTTCATTTACTATAGGTTTCTAACATTACGCTACTCCTCTCGGCGAAATCCATACTGTCG gaCTCTGTTCACCGAGCTGAGAATTGTTGTTGAACACCTAATAATGAAGCCCTCATGCCCTGTTTTTGTAAGAAGACTATGTCTCAGCAGCATTTCCTTTATAAGCAGATTGGCACCAACTGCTGCATAG